The following DNA comes from bacterium.
GAAGCGTGGATCGTCGGCGAGCGCGACACCGGCAACCTCGCAGAACCGGCGGAAGAGCCGGTCGTTGCCCGTGCCGAGGGTGATGTAGCGCCCGTCGGCGCAGGCAAACGCCTGGTACGGCACGACGGTCGCGTGCGCAGAGCCTCGCCGGGGAGGAATCTCTCCGGATGTCAGGTAGATCCCGACGTAGTACGAAAGCCAGGAGATCTGCGCGTCCATCATGGAGACGTCGAGGACCTGGCCTGCGCCTGTGCGGCCGCGGGCAAGCAGCGCGAGGGTGATCGCATAGGCCGCGTACATGCCGCCGGCGATGTCGGCGATCGGGATGCCCACCCGCACTGGGGCGCCCCCCTCCTCGCCCGTCGTCCCCATCACGCCGCCCATCCCCTGCAGGATGAGGTCGAACGCAGACCGATCCCGGTAGGGTCCGGTCTGCCCGAACCCGGAGATCGCGCAGTAGATGAGGCGCGGATTCCGCCGGCGGAGCACCTCCTCGCCGATTCCCAGCCGGCTCATCGTCCCGGGGGTGAAGTTTTCGACCAACACATCCGCCCGATCCGCCAGCTTCAAGAGGAGCGCGACCCCGTCGGGGTGGCGAAGGTTCAGCGTCACGCTGCGCTTGTTCCGGTTGACGCTCAGAAAGTAGATGCTCTCCCCCCCCGCGAACGGGGGTCCCCAAGCCCGCGCCCCATCACCCTCGCCCGGCGGCTCGACCTTGATGACATCGGCCCCGTAGTCGGCCAGCATCGCCGTGCCGAACGGACCCGCCATAAATCGCGTCAGATCGAGGACGCGGATGCCCTCCAACGGCCCCGCCCCATGGCTGCGCACAGCCGGCTCGTCGCTCACACACCTCTCCTCGGTTCCAGACATCGCGGGCACAAGCCCCATCATTCGACGTCACGGCTGGTGTTCATCTCCCGGAAAAAATACCGGCCGGCGGCACCGGGCGGTGCCGCCGGCCTCCATCGTCTTCGCTACCTCGACTCAGCCCCCGTGGAGCGCTGCTCCACCTCGCGGGAGACGCATCTCCCTGATCGGCGGGAGGTCGAGGGTTTCATATGAGGTAGCGGGCCGAGAGTCCCGCTGCCCCGTTACTGCTTCGGGGGAGTCTCCCCCTGTGGATCAGTATTACGCTTCGACAGACGGACGCGACGCCTCATCACCCGCCTCCTCCCTTGAGGATAGCAGTCGTCATGTGTGCCGATGTTCGTCACTTTCCATTGTACCCCTCGCCACGACCGTGTCAACACCGGAACATTAGTGACGGAGCAGCACTTCCGCGATGAGGACTGCGACCGCCGTCCCGAGCGCGACCAACCCGAGAACGACGAGGGGGTGCCGAAGCAGATTCTCGCCCGGCGGGGCACCCAAGGGAGGATCGGGCCGCGAGAGCACCGTCATGTCGGCTGCGTCCGGATGCCGGAGCGCGTCAAGGAAGGCTCCCGCGTGCGGAAACCGCTCCTGTTTTCGCCGGCGCATCGCCGTCGCGATGATCGCCGCGATCGCCGGGGGCACCTCAGGCCGCAGCGTCGCCAGCGGTTCCGCGTCCATGTTGAGGTGCTGGTACATCGTGCTGAGGGGATTTGCGCTGCGGAACGGCGGCCGTCCCGACACTAGTTCATAGAAGATCAAGCCGAGCGCGTAGACGTCGGTCTCGGGGCCACCCCGCTCTCCGCGGATCTGCTCGGGGGCCATGTACTCCGGCGTCCCCACCAGCCCGGAGAACCCGCGCCACGTCACCCGCGGCGCGCCGTCGAGCAGCGCGATCCCGAAATCGATGATCGTCACACGAACGTCGACCCTGACAAGAATGTTTTCGGGCTTCAGGTCGCGGTGGTACACGTGGTGTTGATGGCAATAGGCAACCACTTCTGCGAGGTTGGTGACGATCTCAATCGCCTGCGGCACCGGGAGCGGGTGCGACTCACTCACGAAGTCCCGGAGGGGCCGCCCCTCCGTGTAATCCAGAACGAGATAAGGGGGGCGCGCATCTTCGCACGCTTCGATCAGCCGGGGCACCCCGGGATGGTCCAGGATACGACCGATGGCCACCTCCCGGCGGAATCGCTCGTATGCCGCAACCTCGCCGAGTTGTGCGGGGTCGAGGAACTTGAGCACAACGGCGGCCCCGCTGCGCAGGTCTCGCCCCTGGAACACGGCGGCTTCGCCGCCATGTCCCAGCGGCCGCTCGACGACGAAATGACCGACCTGATCGCCAGGGCCCGGCATCGGGAGGCTCGTGTGAGGCGGTCAGCCGGTGATGCGGATCGCCAGCACGGTCAGATTGTCAAACCCACCCCGCCGGTTGGCTTCTCGAACGCAGGCCGCCGCCGCTGCGTCGGGGGGAAAGTTCGTGAAGGTGGCGCGGACGTCCTCTGGGGTCAGGTGTTCGAGCACACCGTCGGTCGCGAGGATGAAGCAATCGCCGCGCTGCGCCGGGCCGCTCCTGAGATCGACCGCAACCAAAATGTCCCCGCCGATCGTTCTCGTCAACAGGTGGCGATGCGGGTGGCGATCGGCACCCGGGGCGTCCACGAGGCCGAGGCGCCGCATCTCCTGGACGATTGTGTGGTCTCGGGTCAGCTGCCGAACCGCGCCGCCGCGGACCAGGAAGGCTTTGGAATCCCCGACGTGTCCGAGCCAGTACCGTCCGCCGCGGACGACGAGCGACGTCAGCGTGGTCTGCATCCCGGAGAGCGCGGGATGCCCCTCGCGAAGGTGATAGACGTGAAGGTTGGCCTGTTCGATCGCCCGGCGGAGGATCCGCCCGGGATCTCCTCGCAGGTTGAGGTAATATTCCTGAGCGACCGTGTGCGCGGCTTCCGCGCTCGCCACGGCTCCCCCGCCCGCTCCCCCGACGCCATCGGCGACGATGAACAGGCTCCCGCGGCTGGCGTGCAGGAGCGGATCTGTAGGGACTTCATAGCGAACATAGTCCTCGTTCTTCGGCCGGACCCGCCCGGGATCAGTCGCGCTGCCGACTTCCAGGCTCAGCGACTCGGTGGGACGAACAGGCGCGCGCGGGACCTGCTTCACCCCGTCTTGCCCTCCAGCGCGATGATCGCCTCAGCGATCTCGACGATCGACCTGCGGGAGCTCTGAGCGAGGCGGCGCAGGCGCGACGTCGCCTCCGCTTCCGTGAGCCGGTATCGATCGCGCAAGAGTTGGGTGGCCGCCTCGACCTGGTTCACCGTGCCACGATCAGCCCTCGCGGGGCGATCCGCAGAGGCGCGTCGGAGCCATATGAGCTCGGCAAACCGGGCGCGCGCCACCTCGATCGCGGGACCGATGTCCGACTCCCGCACCGGCTTCATCAAGTACGCCAGCACGCCGGCGTCGGCGGCCTCCTCCACCAAGCTGCGCTGGTTGTAGGCGGTCAGCACGATGATCGGCACCGGGTGCTCGGCCATGATCCGGCGGGTCGCCTCGAGCCCATCCATCCCGGGCATCTTGATGTCCATGATGACGACGTCCGGATCGAGGGCGGCGACTTTCTCGACCGCGTCCTCGCCATCGGCGGCCTCGCCGACGACCCGATAGCCGAGATCTTGCAGCATCGCCCGCATCCCCATCCGGATCAGCGCCTCGTCGTCGACCAACAAAACATCCCCGGCTCCCCGCTCAGTCATTCGTCAGCCCCCGCCGCGGCGCCGAGTGGCCCGCGAGTGTCACTCCAAAAACGAAAGCGCCCCCGCCCTATCCGGCGGGGGCGTCTCGGCCCATGGCCATGCTACCATGCCCCCACGAATCGATTCAAGGCCGGGTTGACAGTGAACCGGAGAGTCGCTACTATCATGGCAAGCACCCGGACGTGCATGAGGCCTGGACGCCGATCCTTTGATATGGGGTCGGCGTTTCTGTATTTGGCCGACGGCCGCGACGCCCCGACTGCCCCGGCGCAGTGGATTCGCATTCTACGGAATAGACGAATCGAGGAGGCGTCGTGCATGTCGAACACCACCGGGTTTCGTAAGAGCCTGACGCTCACCGGCGTGACCGTCAACGCCATGGCGCTCATCGCGCCGGGAGCCTTCTTGTGGATCACCTACCAGGTCCAAGCGTCCCAGGTCGACGCCGCCGGTGCGTCCACCGCGATGGACATCTGGCCGGGACTCGCGCTTGCGCTCGTCCTCGCCTTCCTGACCGCGATCTCGTACTCGATGCTGAGCAACCTGTACCCGGATGCCGGAACGGGATCCTCATATTACTTCGCGGAGAAGGCGTTCCTCGACAAGGAGGAAAGCACGTTTCACCGCTGGGCCCGCCTCGCCAAGTACGTCGTCGGATGGATCTCGCACCTCTACTACTGGGTCTACCCGGGCGTGATGGTGGCGATGATGGCGACCATGATCGTGTACGTCCTGGGTCTCTTCAACGTGACTCTCCCGCCGGTCGCCCAGGTCGCCATCGCGGTGGTGTTCTCCTTCGCCACGGCCTACGTGGCCTACCGGGGGATCTCCGGATCCACCCTGGCCAGCCTGATGATCAATGTCATCCAGATCGCGGCACTCGTGCTGATCTCGGTCCTGGCGCTCAGCTACCGGTTCGGCAACCCGCAGCACGTGACGTTCCTCCACCCGACGCTGTCGAGCGTCGTGCTCCCGCACAACCTGAGCCACGTTCTCTTCCAATCGACGATCGCGATCCTGCTGCTGGTCGGCTTCGAGTCGGCCACGGCGCTGACCGCCGAGGCCCTCCACCCCAGTTTTGTGAGCCGCGGCGTGATCCTCTCATTGATCATCCAGGGCCTGATCGCCTACCTCTTCGAGTACTTTGCGGCAAGCGCCTGGGTCAACACAGCCTACACCTTGAAGGACGCCAAGGGCAAGGTACTCGCGGGGTTTGACGCGGCCGGCTTCTCGCAGGCCCCGATCGGTGATATGGTGAGGAACCTGGGCGATACGATGCTGGGCGGCATCGGGTTCCCCCTCCTGCTCATCATCGCGCTGACGGTTGCGATCGCCGTCTTCGGGACCACCCTCGCGTGCATGAACACGGGCGTCCGCCTGACCTACGCGATGGGACGGGACGAAGAAGTACCGGCCATCCTCGGTCTCCTGCACGGCCGCTTCGCCACCCCACACTTTGGTGTGTGGATCATGGCGGCCGTCTCCGCGGTCATCGGCGGGTTCGGGGTGCTTTCCGTCATGAACCTTACCGCCATCACGTTCCTGTCGAACATCGGCACGTTCCTGCTCTACGGGCTGACCAACGTGGTGGCTTTCGTCGCGTTCCGCCGGGCGCCCCAGGCTCATACCGTGAAGCACGTGCTGGTCCCGCTTCTCGGAGCGTTCGCCAACCTGGCGATGCTGCTGGCGGTGATCTACTTGGGGATCCTGGGCGGCGGCGACACGCGCACCGCCGCGCTGATCTCGCTCATCTCGACGGGGGTGTGGTTCGCCGCCGGGCTCTTCTACTTCGTCTCGAACACCCGTGGGCGGAGCCGGGAGATCTGGGTCGAGAAACAAATCGGCACCGCGTGATACGAACGACCTCGGGGGGAGGTGCAGGCGGGGCTGCATCTCCCCCCGAAGCGTCGATCTTCGGTCCGGGCCCTACCCTCGCCCCCAGGATTTCTCATGCGCACTCCGGAAAGATCCTCGATGGCCCAGCGCGTTCTCGCGGGACCGCGGCCGGGCACGACGCGCCCGCTCGGCTCGCCTCGGGCCGTGATCCGACGGCGGCGCGAGATCGTCGTGGCCTACCTCCTGCTCGCCCCGGCCCTGCTGTTCGTCATGGGCCTCCTCGCCTACCCGATCGGCTGGGAGGTGTGGGCCAGCCTGACCAACAGCTCCGTGCAGCGCGTCTCGGCAAGCTACGTCGGCTTGTACAATTACCTGGTCTTTCTCAACGATCCGGAGTTCTGGGTTGCGGCCCGCAACACGATCGGGTTTCTTGCCCTCACGGCCGCGCTCAAGCTCGCGCTCGGGACCGCCGTGGCCCTGGCGTTGTGGCGCCCCTTCCGGGTCCGGCCGATCGTGCTCCTGGCCGTGTTCCTGCCCTGGGCCTATCCCGCCGGCGCCGCGATGATCGGTTGGGATCGGTTCATGAGCCCTCCGGTGCACACCGCCTACAGCGTCCTCATGGGGAACCTCAGCGTCTACTTCGATCGGTGGCTGGGCAACGGCACGTGGGGGTTCCTCACCCTCGTCCTCGTCAATAGTTGGCGCGGCGCGGCGTTCACTGGGATCTTCCTGCTCGCCGGGCTCAACGGGCTCCCGCGAGAACTCTTCGATTACGCCGCCCTCGAGGTTCGGACCACGTGGCGGTGCTTCCGATTGGTGACCCTGCCCCTCCTCCGACCGTTCTTGGCCCTGGCCACGCTCCTCTCCCTCACCACCGCCGTCGCCGACCTGGGGAACGCCTGGCTCCTGACGGGCGGGCGCAACGTGTACCCGATCGTCTGGACCGACTCCTTCCGCTACGCGCTCATTGCCGGGCAGTGGGGAAAGGCCTCCGCGCTCGCGCTCATGCTGGTCCCCGTGCTGGCGCTCCTCCTCTTTGCCTGCTACCGGCTGTTTGACCCCCTCGAGGAGGGGCAGCCATGACGGCGCCCCGCTGGCTCCACCCGTGCCTCCGGGCGTGCGGGCTCGCGCTCATCGCCGCCGGGAGCGTGTTCCCCATCTACATGATCGCGATTGAATCGCTGAAGTCCGTCCACGAGGACGTCACCGGAAATCCCTTGATCGTGCTCCATCCCACGCTGAAGTGGTATCTCGGCCTGTTCGACCCGGTCGTGTGGCTGCGCGGCGAGATCGCCGTTCAGAGCGTCCCGTTCCTCGTCTGGCTCGCCAATACGGCGATTGTGTTTGCCGGCGCGCTCGCCATCACGCTCGTCACGAGCGTGATGGGGGCCTACGCCCTGGGGCGCCTCCGCCCCCCGGGGTGGCGCACCTGGCGGCGGGCCTTGTTCGCGACCTACCTGATCCCCCAGTCGCTTTTGTTTCTCCCCCTGTACACCCTCGTCTTTCGCCTCAATCTGGACGACAACTTGCTCGCCCTGATCCTCATCTACCCGATGCTCGCCGTGCCGTTCTGCGTCTGGCTCCTCTCTGCCTACTACCAGCGGCTCGATCCCGAGGTCGAAGAGTCTGCTTACATCGAAGGAGCCAGCCGCACGACGGCATTCCTCCGGATCATCCTGCCCATGAGCTGGCCGACCGTGGTCGCGGCGGGCGTCTTCGCCTTGGGGGTGATCAGCAGCGACTCGATCTTCGCCGCGGTGTTCCTGCCGAACCAGTTCCACCAGACCCTCGCGGCCGGTCTCGGCACCATGGGGCCGAGCATGGACAATCTCTCGGTGGTGGCGGCCGTCAATCTGGCGGCGGGGACGGTCGTGCCGATCGCCGCCCTCTCGGCCGGGGCCTACGTGCGCGGGCTGACCGCCGCGATGGTTGAAGGCGCCTGAGCGCGTAGGGAATCCCGCGGGCCCCGTGGAAGGGGTCCGCGTATGGCCCAGATGGTCGCGGCGCCCTCCGGCGCGAAGAACGGGCAGGTGTTTGGGAGGGGAGAGTTGGCGCGCCGGCGACACGACGTCGTCGTCGCGTACCTGTTGCTCGCCCCTGCGGTGTTGCTCGTCCTCGGCGTTCTCGCGTATCCTCTCGGCTGGCTGGTCGAGATCAGCCTGACCAACTCGTCGGTCCTGGACACGAGCACCAAGCTTGTATGGCTCGGCAACTACGCGGGATTCCTTCGCGACGCGGAGTTCTGGCGGGCGTCCGCCAACACGCTCGGGTACCTCGCGATCACGGCCATCCTCAAGATGGCGGTGGGCGTGGGCATCGCGCTCCTGCTCGCACGTCCGTTTCCGGGGAGGCCGCTCGTGTTCGTCGCCACATTCCTGCCGTGGGCGTACCCAGGCGGCCTCGGCGCGGTCGGCTGGTACTGGTTCCTGATCCCCCCCCTCCACTCCTCGTATTCTGTCTTCATGGGGGATCTGCACCTGTTCTTCGACAGCCGGCTGGGGGAGGGAACCTGGGGGTTCATCAGCCTGATCGCGTTCAACGTCTGGCGCGGCGGGTCGTTCGTCGGGATCTTCCTGCTTGCCGCGCTCAACGGGATCCCAGAAGATCTCTTCGACTATGCCACCACCGAAGTCAAGAACGCCTGGCGGAAGTTCTGGATGGTTACGGTGCCGCTGCTGCGGCCGTTCCTGGCGCTGGCGACGTTCCTCTCATTGACCGGGGCGGCCGTCGATCTGGGGAACGTCTATTATATATCCGGGTTCCGCAACGTGTATCCGATCGTCTGGACGCAGGCGTTCCACCTCGCGCTGTTCGGGGGACAGTGGGGGCGGGCGGCGGCGCTGTCGCTCATCCTCATGCCCGTGCTGACCCTCATCCTCTTCATCTGTTACCGCGTATTCGAGCCGCTCGAGGAGGACGTCGCGTGAGGACGACCCGGCGCTTTCGCCGGCTCGTCCAGGGCGTCCTGCTCGTCCTTCTGGCCGCATACAGCATCTTTCCCATCTACATGGTCACGGTCGAGTCGCTCAAGACCGTCGACGAAGATGTCTTCGGCAGCCCCTTCTATGTCCGCCATCCTTCTTTGGAGTGGTACCAAAATCTCTTTGAAGAACACGAGTGGATGACCCACGCCAGAATCGTCACGCGCACGGTCCCGTTCCTGGTCTGGTCCAGGAACACCGCGATCGTCTTCAGCGCAGCGCTCGCGGTCATCCTGCTCAGCAGCCTGATGGCCGGGTACGCCCTCGGCCGCCTACGCCCGCCGGCGTGGCGAGGGTGGCGCCGGGTGCTGTTGGCGACGTTCCTCATCCCCCAGACGATCCTGTTTCTCCCGCTCTATAAGGTGGTGTTCCACCTCCACCTCGACGACAATCTCCTGGCGTTGGTGCTGACGTATCCGATGCTGGCGATCCCCTTCTGCGCGTGGCTGTTCTCCGTCTACTTCCAGAAGCTCAGCCCGGACATCGAGGAATCCGCGTACATCGAGGGAGCCGGCCGGTTCACCGCGTTCTTGCGCATCGTCCTCCCGATGAGCTGGCCCGTGGTCGTCGCCGCCGGGCTCTTTGCCCTCGGGGTGATCAGCAGCGACTTCATGTTTGCCGGTGTGTTCCTCCCCAACCAGTGGCATCAGACGATCGCGGCCGGGATGGCGACGATGGACGTGAGCCTCGAAGACCTCTCCGTGGTCTCCGGGATCAGCCTCGGCGGGCTCCCCGTCCTCCTGATCGCCGCGCTCTTCGCCGGCTCGTACGTGCGCGGGTTGACGGCGGCGATGATCGAAGGCGCCTGACGCCGCCGAGGCTGCGGGTGAGCTCTTGGATCATCCGCGCGCTCAAGGGGACGAGGCGGGCAGGGAGGCCGAGGTCCCGCGCGAGAGCGAGCGCGAGAGCGGTATCCTTCACGAGGATGTCGAGGGAGGATCCGGGGCGGTAATCGCGGAGCCAGGCGGCGACCGTGGGCCAGTTCTCGACGACCCACGTCGTCCCGGTGCACGTCCGCAGCACCTCCCACAGCCGCTCGGCCGGAACACCCTGCGCGGCGGCGAGGTCCGCGACCTCGCGCGCCGCCAGCAGGCTCGTGGTCAAGAGCACCTGGTTCGCCATTTTCACGGCGGTCCCGGCGCCGACATCGCCGACGTGCTCGATCTGCGACCCCATCGCGCCCAGCACGGGCCGCGCCGTCGCGAGGTCCTGGATCGAGCCGCCGACGATGATGGTGAGGGTGCCTGCCTCGGCGCGGGCCCGCCCGCCGCTGACGGGGGCGTCGAGGAACGCGAGGCCACGTTCCCGCGCGGCGGCGCCGAGCCGCCGCATCGACGCGACCCCGATCGTGCTCATCACAATCACGATCACGTCCGCCCGCGCTTCCTCAAGCACGCCGCCCGGGCCCAACACGACCTGCTCCGCCTGGGCGGGAGTCCGCACCATGACCACGATCGCATCCTGACCGCGCGACGCGGCGCCGACGGATCCGACTCGCCGGCCCCCCACGGTCTCCAGGGCCTCGACCGCGGCCGCGCGGATGTCGTACCCCGTCACCTCAAATCCGCGGGCCGCGAGGTTCGCGGCCATGGGCAAGCCCATCTCGCCGAGCCCGATCACGCCGACCGTCTTCATGCGGGCGCTCCCTGCGGCTCGAGATAGACGATCCGGCCACGACTCACGACCAGGCGCACCCGGCGCAGCGCGGCGATGTCTTCGACCGGATCCCCCTCCACCGCGATCACGTCGGCGACCTTGCCCACTTCGACCGTGCCGAGCGAGGAGGCCAGGCCGAGGGCCGCCGCCGGCCACGCCGTTGCCGCCTGGATCGCGCGCATGGGAGACTCCCCGAGCCTCACGAGCCAGGCCAGCTCGTCCGCGAGGCACCCATGGAGCGCGTCCGTGCCGACGACGTATCGCATCCGCCGCGCGATCACCTTTCGCGTCGTCTCCAGCGCACGGTCGGCCAGCCGCCGGAGCCGTGCGTCGGTCTCGGGGTTACGCTCGAAGGCGTGCGCCCGCGGTCCGCAGAGCACGCCGGTGGTGAGCGTGATCAGCGTCCCGTAGCGCTGGACCAGGTCGAGGTCCGCGTCGGTCAGAAACCATCCGTGTTCGATGACGTCCAGTCCGCCGCCGATGGCGGCGGCGACCCCGGGTCCGCCGAGAAGGTGGGCCGCGACAGGGCGGCCGGCTTCGTGCGCCTGTCTGACGGCGGGGGCGACGTGAGCCTCCCCGTAATAGCATGTCGTCGGGTCGACCGAAGGGTTGCCCACGCCATCGGAGACGAAGAGCTTGACGAAGTCAACGCCGGCCTCGAGGTTGTCGCGCGCGGCCCGCTCGATCTCCTCGGGGTCGTCGGTCAGCACGGAGGCGACCGCCCCGCCGGAACATCGAGGCGATCGAATGGCGCGCCCCGCGGCGACCAACCGGGGACCGACGATCGCTCCTTCCTCGACGGCGCGCCGGACCGCGAGATCGATTCCATGGAGATCCCCGCACATCCGGACGCCCGTCACGCCGGCCCGGAGATCTTCGAGGATCCGGCTCACCCCGTTCGCCACGTACTCGCCCGCCGGCACCCGGACCTGCGCGGAGAGCTGGCCTCGGCGTGTGTCCAGGCCGAGGTGCGAGTGAAAATCCCACAGGCCGGGGAGCAGGCTGCAGCCGGGAAGAGACAGGACGAGCGGGTCAGGCGACGGTCCCAGGCGGCCGTCGACCCCGGTGACGCGGTCGCCCTCGATATCCACGCGCCCGGGACGGTGCGGTTGGTCTCCCGCCCCGTCGATCAGCCGGTCCGCCTCGATCCGGATCACCGGACGCCGATCACTTCACCGCAGCGCTCGTGATTCCTGAGATGAACTGGTCCAGGAATAGACTGTAGAGCACGGCCACCGGCACCCCGATCAGCAGGGCACCCGCCATGAGCGATCCCCAAAAGTACACATCCCCCCGGATCAGGTCGGTGGCGACCCCCAGGGGGACGGGTTTTTGATCGCCCACCGACACGAACACGAGCGCGTACAGGAAATCCTGCATCGTCAAGGTAAACGTGAAGATCACCGCGGTGAGGATCCCCGCCCAGCTCACGGGAATCACGGTCCGGACGAGGGCCGCGAAGCGGCTGCAGCCGTCCACCCTGGCGGCTTCCTCGATCTCGGGCGGCACCGTCTTGAAGAATCCGCTCAGGAGCCAGGTGCAGAACGGGATCGTAAACGTCGGGTAGACGAGCACGAGCCCCCATTTGCTGTCGAGGAGATGGGTCAACCCGAGGATACGAGAGAGCGGAATAAACAGGAGGATCGAGGGGATCAAGTACCC
Coding sequences within:
- a CDS encoding carbohydrate ABC transporter permease, with the translated sequence MSGVETLRREPSIVAAAVRRTQARELRKHVLVYAGLLPFIIIAVFPIIWMTVTAFKTDADLVNPLASPFWFIQKPTFHHFTYLFHDTQYGHWFYNTIVIAFWVSVITLLTAIPAGYALARLRLPGAENMGIAIFLGYLIPSILLFIPLSRILGLTHLLDSKWGLVLVYPTFTIPFCTWLLSGFFKTVPPEIEEAARVDGCSRFAALVRTVIPVSWAGILTAVIFTFTLTMQDFLYALVFVSVGDQKPVPLGVATDLIRGDVYFWGSLMAGALLIGVPVAVLYSLFLDQFISGITSAAVK